The following coding sequences are from one Musa acuminata AAA Group cultivar baxijiao chromosome BXJ1-6, Cavendish_Baxijiao_AAA, whole genome shotgun sequence window:
- the LOC135675589 gene encoding probable galacturonosyltransferase 12 — MQLYISPSMRQVTVFPGKGVREFIKVKVTSRRLSCKMVIYSLLFLTFLLRFIFVLTAMDTIEGETRCSSLGCIGKRLDPRMWRRLDSVRVPEEIYQVLEEAEIQEAMPRADVPQTLEAFVAEMKSNRSDAKTFALRLKAMVSLMEQKTRVAKIQEYLYRHVASSSIPKPLHCLALRLAQEHSTNAGARLQLPAPERVPALVDPGLYHFVLASDNVLAAAVVAASLVANAFRPAAVVLHVITDRKTYAPMQAWFSLHPLAPAVVEVKALHHFDWFTRGRVPVMEAMERDRAARSQFRGGSSAIVANVSEKPIVVAAKLQALSPKYHSVMNHIRIHLPELFPSLNKIVFLDDDVVVQADLSPLWDIDLQGNVNGAVETCRGADKFVMSKRLKNYLNFSHPFISENFDPRECAWAYGMNVFDLDAWRKTNISVTYYHWLQKNLESDLSLWQLGTLPPGLIAFHGHVHVIDPYWHMLGLGYQENTTVADAEKAAVIHFNGRAKPWLDIAFPEIRPLWTKYLDFSDKFIRACNIRA, encoded by the exons ATGCAACTCTACATATCGCCGAGCATGAGGCAGGTCACGGTGTTCCCGGGGAAGGGGGTGAGGGAATTCATCAAAGTGAAGGTTACGTCGAGAAGGCTTTCTTGTAAGATGGTCATCTACTCCCTTCTCTTCCTGACATTCTTGCTCAGATTCATATTTGTGTTGACGGCAATGGATACGATCGAGGGAGAGACGCGATGCTCTTCTTTAG GGTGCATAGGTAAGAGATTAGATCCAAGGATGTGGAGGAGGCTGGACTCGGTG AGGGTTCCGGAGGAGATATATCAAGTGTTAGAAGAAGCCGAGATCCAGGAGGCGATGCCTCGGGCGGATGTCCCTCAGACACTAGAGGCGTTCGTCGCAGAAATGAAGAGTAACAGATCGGATGCCAAAACATTTGCCCTGCGGCTCAAGGCGATG GTCTCGCTGATGGAGCAGAAGACGAGGGTGGCGAAGATACAAGAGTACCTGTACCGCCACGTGGCGTCCAGCAGCATCCCCAAGCCGCTGCACTGCCTGGCGCTGCGGCTGGCGCAGGAGCACTCCACCAACGCAGGGGCCCGCCTCCAGCTGCCGGCTCCGGAGCGGGTCCCGGCCCTGGTGGACCCCGGGCTGTACCACTTCGTGCTCGCCTCGGACAACGTGCTAGCCGCCGCGGTGGTGGCCGCCTCCCTCGTGGCCAACGCCTTCCGGCCGGCCGCGGTGGTGCTGCACGTGATCACGGACCGCAAGACGTACGCGCCCATGCAGGCCTGGTTCTCGCTGCACCCGCTGGCCCCGGCGGTCGTCGAGGTTAAGGCGCTCCACCACTTCGACTGGTTCACCAGGGGCAGGGTCCCGGTGATGGAGGCCATGGAGAGGGACCGGGCTGCGCGGTCGCAGTTCCGGGGAGGGTCGTCGGCGATCGTCGCAAATGTTAGTGAGAAACCAATCGTCGTGGCGGCCAAGCTGCAGGCTTTGAGCCCCAAGTATCACTCTGTCATGAACCATATCAGGATCCATTTGCCCGAG TTGTTTCCTAGCCTTAACAAGATTGTATTTCTCGACGACGACGTCGTCGTCCAAGCTGATCTTTCACCTCTGTGGGACATCGATCTGCAAGGCAACGTAAATGGTGCAGTCGAGACATGCAGAGGCGCGGATAAGTTTGTGATGTCAAAGAGACTCAAGAACTATTTGAACTTCTCCCACCCATTTATATCTGAGAACTTCGACCCTCGTGAGTGTGCTTGGGCGTATGGCATGAATGTTTTTGATCTCGATGCGTGGAGGAAGACCAACATCAGTGTTACTTACTATCACTGGCTACAAAAG AACTTAGAATCAGACTTGAGTCTATGGCAACTGGGCACACTGCCTCCAGGATTAATAGCCTTCCATGGTCACGTTCACGTCATTGATCCATACTGGCACATGCTGGGTCTTGGCTACCAAGAAAACACTACCGTAGCAGATGCAGAGAAAGCAGCGGTGATCCATTTCAATGGCAGGGCTAAGCCATGGTTGGACATAGCGTTTCCGGAGATAAGGCCTCTATGGACCAAGTACCTGGATTTCTCAGACAAGTTCATCAGAGCTTGTAACATAAGAGCTTAA
- the LOC135675590 gene encoding uncharacterized protein LOC135675590, which yields MASNLLKLLPSQTCLGASPPLHHHPNVHLQHASPPFPKRLHLSASLVSSSLGRITASSTRDLSSPTPYKPPSSREEAISQAKLCLSTTLQKPLNNSPPLPTRKLKKLRHPRYRVEIPVVDDSPGSLTQLALDVFSDLSIRKKGGKPRLLILWPSPAVADSARQAFDSVDSIVNSDCASVTSESLSSTDLAVFLAPEVSQLEEMKAVTDCLYPKPVVLFNPQWGFEEEKDLGRAAESFVSSFEVVYSFMGLEVRGVLSKRSGVVLKCVRDGVVSGEGWVVMVEEEGNKEELKMVTTFKRRPSIAEVENVLYNLMAANSPVTKSVKFISDLVSNVTGRKANK from the coding sequence ATGGCCTCCAATCTCCTCAAGCTTCTTCCTTCCCAGACCTGCCTCGGAGCCTCACCTCCGCTCCATCATCATCCTAATGTCCACCTCCAACACGCGTCCCCCCCCTTCCCCAAAAGACTGCACCTTTCTGCCTCACTCGTCAGCTCTTCACTAGGACGCATCACCGCTTCCTCCACTCGGGACCTCTCCTCCCCCACTCCCTACAAACCGCCCTCCTCTAGAGAAGAAGCCATCTCCCAGGCCAAGCTCTGCCTCTCCACCACCCTGCAGAAACCCCTCAACAACTCGCCTCCCCTCCCCACCAGGAAGCTCAAGAAGCTGAGACATCCCCGGTACCGCGTCGAGATACCGGTCGTCGACGACTCACCGGGCTCCCTCACCCAGCTCGCCCTCGACGTCTTCTCTGACCTGTCCATCCGGAAAAAGGGCGGGAAACCGAGGCTGTTGATCTTGTGGCCTTCTCCCGCGGTGGCAGATTCGGCGCGGCAGGCGTTCGACTCGGTCGACTCGATCGTCAACTCGGACTGTGCCTCGGTGACGTCCGAGTCGCTGAGTTCCACGGACTTGGCGGTCTTTTTGGCGCCCGAGGTGTCCCAGTTGGAGGAAATGAAAGCGGTCACCGACTGCCTTTACCCCAAGCCGGTGGTCCTCTTCAACCCCCAGTGGGGGTTCGAGGAGGAGAAGGACTTGGGCAGGGCCGCCGAGAGCTTTGTGAGCTCCTTCGAGGTGGTCTACTCCTTCATGGGGTTGGAGGTCCGAGGCGTCCTCAGCAAGAGGAGCGGTGTGGTGTTGAAATGCGTGAGGGATGGAGTGGTGAGTGGGGAAGGGTGGGTGGTCATGGTGGAGGAAGAAGGTAACAAGGAGGAGCTGAAGATGGTCACCACGTTCAAGAGGAGGCCGTCCATCGCGGAGGTCGAGAACGTCTTGTACAATCTGATGGCCGCGAATTCGCCGGTCACCAAGTCCGTGAAGTTTATCAGTGATCTGGTCTCCAATGTGACTGGAAGGAAGGCGAACAAGTAA